Proteins found in one Zea mays cultivar B73 chromosome 1, Zm-B73-REFERENCE-NAM-5.0, whole genome shotgun sequence genomic segment:
- the LOC100281926 gene encoding augmenter of liver regeneration (The RefSeq protein has 1 substitution compared to this genomic sequence), which translates to MPLTGWNPLAPVLQTVAAFSRHILIAPDAGLDDHRLRPLLALSLSPPSPAPPQPEVRKEKKDAKEAPLTKEEVGRATWMLLHTIAAQFPDEPTKQQRRDAKELMHIISRLYPCKECADHFKEVLKANPVQAGSQADFSQWLCYVHNVVNRSLGKPIFPCQRVTARWGKLDCPERSCDLEGSIDIMPNR; encoded by the exons ATGCCACTGACGGGCTGGAATCCGCTGGCGCCCGTCCTCCAGACCGTCGCCGCTTTCTCCCGCCACATCCTCATCGCCCCCGACGCCGGGCTCGACGACCACCGCCTCCGCCCCCTTCTAGCGCTCTCCCTCTCCCCGCCTTCGCCGGCACCACCGCAACCGGAGGTCCGGAAG GAGAAGAAGGATGCCAAGGAGGCGCCACTGACGAAGGAGGAGGTCGGCCGGGCCACGTGGATGCTGCTTCACACCATCGCAGCGCAG TTCCCTGACGAACCTACGAGGCAACAAAGACGGGATGCAAAGGAGTTG ATGCATATAATCTCGAGACTATATCCTTGCAAAGAATGTGCTGATCACTTCAAGGAAGTTTTGAA AGCAAATCCTGTGCAGGCAGGATCTCAGGCTGATTTCTCCCAGTGGTTATGTTATGTCCATAACGTGGTTAATCGAAG CCTTGGGAAGCCAATATTTCCCTGCCAAAGAGTAACTGCACGTTGGGGTAAACTGGATTGTCCTGAGCGCTCGTGTGATCTAGAAGGCAGCATCGACATCATGCCAAACCGATGA
- the LOC103632076 gene encoding uncharacterized protein LOC103632076 yields MERPSVLILLIFAFAGGNLLVGIASNARSIKNTDPGHGSIDLNDRKLKERYTFTIRKTRGLENVRTDDYQPVDPSPSSKATIRPGPIEHGAPLLPYVPRYPPPPPASC; encoded by the exons ATGGAGCGTCCATCTGTGCTGATTTTGCTGATATTTGCATTTGCTGGAGGAAATCTGCTCGTGGGCATCGCCTCTAACGCAAGAAGCATCAAGAACACAG atccaggacatggaagcATAGATCTAAACGACAGGAAACTGAAG GAACGATATACTTTTACCATCCGAAAGACAAGGGGCCTGGAAAATGTCAGGACGGACGACTACCAACCCGTTGACCCGAGCCCAAGCTCCAAAGCCACGATCAGGCCAGGTCCAATTGAGCATGGAGCTCCGCTTCTTCCTTATGTACCGCGgtacccgccgccgccgcctgcctCCTGTTGA
- the LOC100281926 gene encoding augmenter of liver regeneration isoform X1, whose amino-acid sequence MPLTGWNPLAPVLQTVAAFSRHILIAPDAGLDDHRLRPLLALSLSPPSPAPPQPEVRKEKKDAKEAPLTKEEVGRATWMLLHTIAAQFPDEPTRQQRRDAKELMHIISRLYPCKECADHFKEVLKANPVQAGSQADFSQWLCYVHNVVNRRIIGKVRSQGQKEEN is encoded by the exons ATGCCACTGACGGGCTGGAATCCGCTGGCGCCCGTCCTCCAGACCGTCGCCGCTTTCTCCCGCCACATCCTCATCGCCCCCGACGCCGGGCTCGACGACCACCGCCTCCGCCCCCTTCTAGCGCTCTCCCTCTCCCCGCCTTCGCCGGCACCACCGCAACCGGAGGTCCGGAAG GAGAAGAAGGATGCCAAGGAGGCGCCACTGACGAAGGAGGAGGTCGGCCGGGCCACGTGGATGCTGCTTCACACCATCGCAGCGCAG TTCCCTGACGAACCTACGAGGCAACAAAGACGGGATGCAAAGGAGTTG ATGCATATAATCTCGAGACTATATCCTTGCAAAGAATGTGCTGATCACTTCAAGGAAGTTTTGAA AGCAAATCCTGTGCAGGCAGGATCTCAGGCTGATTTCTCCCAGTGGTTATGTTATGTCCATAACGTGGTTAATCGAAG AATCATAGGAAAAGTAAGGTCTCAGGGCCAAAAAGAGGAAAACTGA